One region of Candidatus Neomarinimicrobiota bacterium genomic DNA includes:
- a CDS encoding OsmC family protein, which yields MAKPKRKFKTFKYETSVDWTGNRAGNLTAEGKPDVEVSSPPEFKGEAGKWSPEDLFVAAVESCTMTTFLALAFHKDLPLESYESSAVGTMENDGGGYEFTKIVVKPVVRVETEEAIDLAERLMEKAHDRCLISNSIKGKTRVEADIQSL from the coding sequence CGAGTGTTGACTGGACTGGGAATCGTGCCGGAAATCTGACGGCTGAAGGAAAACCTGACGTTGAAGTCTCCAGTCCGCCGGAATTCAAAGGTGAAGCAGGGAAGTGGTCACCTGAGGACCTGTTTGTGGCTGCCGTGGAGAGTTGTACCATGACGACTTTTTTGGCGCTCGCGTTCCATAAAGACCTGCCGTTGGAATCCTACGAAAGTTCGGCCGTTGGCACCATGGAAAACGATGGCGGCGGATACGAGTTCACGAAGATAGTGGTGAAACCAGTAGTGAGAGTGGAAACGGAGGAGGCAATCGATCTAGCCGAACGTCTGATGGAAAAAGCGCACGACCGCTGCCTGATTTCCAACTCCATCAAAGGGAAGACCAGGGTAGAGGCGGACATCCAGAGTTTGTAG